A single window of Microbispora hainanensis DNA harbors:
- a CDS encoding SDR family oxidoreductase translates to MNGTDTIALVTGANKGIGHEIARQLGELGMTVLLGARDPGRRDEATAKLRAEGLEVHPLTIDVTDEEGVRAAAQQVGERFGRLDVLVNNAGISGGARQTPGSVDLGAVREVFETNVFGVIRVTDAMLPLLRRSPAGRIVNVSSGTASMTHMTDPDHYFARRQTVAGYPPSKAALNMLTIQYAKELRPLGILVNAIAPGACDTDFARDLGMSLPRTAAQGAAVAVTLATLGADGPSGGFFAEDGPVPW, encoded by the coding sequence ATGAACGGCACTGACACCATCGCCCTGGTCACGGGCGCGAACAAGGGAATCGGACACGAGATCGCCAGGCAGCTCGGCGAGCTCGGCATGACCGTGCTGCTCGGGGCGCGCGATCCGGGGCGCCGGGACGAGGCGACCGCGAAGCTGCGGGCGGAGGGCCTGGAGGTCCACCCCCTGACGATCGACGTCACCGACGAGGAGGGCGTGCGGGCGGCGGCGCAACAGGTGGGGGAGCGGTTCGGCCGTCTCGACGTGCTCGTCAACAACGCCGGCATTTCCGGCGGCGCCCGGCAGACGCCCGGCTCGGTCGACCTCGGTGCGGTGCGCGAGGTGTTCGAGACCAACGTGTTCGGCGTCATCCGGGTGACCGACGCGATGCTGCCGCTGCTGCGGCGGTCGCCGGCCGGGCGGATCGTCAACGTGAGCAGCGGCACGGCGTCGATGACGCACATGACCGACCCCGATCACTACTTCGCCCGGAGGCAGACCGTCGCGGGCTACCCGCCGTCGAAGGCCGCGCTGAACATGCTCACCATCCAGTACGCCAAGGAGCTGCGGCCGCTCGGCATCCTGGTCAACGCCATCGCCCCCGGGGCGTGCGACACCGACTTCGCCAGGGACCTCGGCATGTCCCTGCCGCGTACGGCGGCGCAGGGCGCGGCGGTCGCGGTCACGCTCGCGACGCTCGGCGCCGACGGACCGTCGGGCGGGTTCTTCGCCGAGGACGGCCCGGTGCCCTGGTGA
- the ppdK gene encoding pyruvate, phosphate dikinase gives MPKYVYDFTEGNKDLKDLLGGKGANLAEMTNIGLPVPPGFTITAEACRHYLGHGRMPEGLEEEIGEHLAALEARMGKRLGQADDPLLVSVRSGAKFSMPGMMETVLNIGLNDDSVIGLAKQSGNDRFAWDSYRRLIQMFGKTVLGIDGELFEDAMDDLKGEREDTELDAGDLQRLVEIFKGIVRERTGRDFPACPREQMDLAVRAVFDSWNAPRAILYRRQERIPADLGTAVNIVAMVFGNMGPDSGTGVAFTRDPGSGRQGVYGDYLCNAQGEDVVAGIRNTVPLQELEKINPAAYRELLDIMATLERHYRDLCDIEFTIERGKLWMLQTRVGKRTAAAAFRIATQLVDEGLIDMDEAVTRVTGDQLAQLMFPRFAATAGNHRLTTGMNASPGAAAGRAVFSSERAVELAGQGEAVILVRRETNPDDLAGMIAARGVLTSRGGKTSHAAVVARGMGKTCVCGAEELEVDPRARRFTAPGGIVVNEGDVISIDGGTGAVYLGEVPVTPSPVARYFEGEPAEDELVEAVDRIMTHADSVRRLAVRANADTPEDAARARRYGAQGIGLCRTEHMFLGERRRLVEDLILAATPEERQAALDALEPLQTGDFTGIFAAMRGLPVTIRLIDPPLHEFLPDLTDLAVKVAVAGDAADDRDRRLLEAVKRLHEQNPMLGLRGVRLGLTIPGLFAMQVRAIAAAARQVEDARAEIMIPLVGAVQELEIVKEEAERILAEAGVAAAIGTMIEVPRAALTAGQIAEAAEFFSFGTNDLTQMTWGFSRDDVESAFFSRYLDLGVFGVSPFESIDREGVGRLMRVAVEEGRRTRPDIKLGICGEHGGDPDSVHFCHEIGLDYVSCSPFRIPVARLEAGRAALTCAQSDTR, from the coding sequence ATGCCCAAGTACGTTTACGACTTCACCGAGGGCAACAAGGACCTCAAAGACCTGCTCGGTGGCAAGGGCGCCAATCTGGCGGAAATGACCAACATCGGCCTCCCCGTGCCTCCCGGCTTCACGATCACCGCCGAGGCGTGCCGCCACTATCTGGGGCACGGCCGCATGCCCGAGGGGCTGGAGGAGGAGATCGGCGAGCACCTCGCCGCCCTCGAAGCGCGGATGGGCAAGCGCCTCGGCCAGGCGGACGACCCGCTGCTGGTGAGCGTGAGGTCGGGAGCCAAGTTCTCGATGCCCGGCATGATGGAGACCGTCCTCAACATCGGCCTCAACGACGACTCCGTCATCGGGCTGGCCAAGCAGTCGGGAAACGACCGTTTCGCGTGGGACTCCTACCGCCGGCTCATCCAGATGTTCGGCAAGACCGTCCTGGGCATCGACGGCGAGCTGTTCGAGGACGCCATGGACGACCTCAAGGGCGAGCGGGAGGACACCGAGCTCGACGCCGGCGACCTCCAGCGGCTGGTCGAGATCTTCAAGGGCATCGTCCGGGAGCGTACGGGCCGCGACTTCCCCGCCTGCCCCCGGGAGCAGATGGACCTCGCCGTAAGGGCGGTCTTCGACTCCTGGAACGCCCCGCGCGCGATCCTCTACCGCCGGCAGGAGCGCATCCCCGCCGACCTCGGCACGGCCGTCAACATCGTCGCCATGGTGTTCGGCAACATGGGCCCCGACTCCGGCACCGGGGTCGCCTTCACCCGCGACCCCGGCTCGGGACGCCAGGGCGTCTACGGCGACTACCTGTGCAACGCGCAGGGCGAGGACGTCGTCGCCGGAATCCGCAACACCGTCCCCCTGCAGGAGCTGGAGAAGATCAACCCGGCGGCCTACCGCGAGCTGCTCGACATCATGGCGACGCTGGAGCGGCACTACCGCGACCTGTGCGACATCGAGTTCACGATCGAGCGCGGCAAGCTGTGGATGCTGCAGACCCGGGTCGGCAAGCGCACGGCCGCAGCCGCCTTCCGCATCGCCACCCAGCTCGTGGACGAGGGCCTGATCGACATGGACGAGGCGGTCACCCGGGTCACCGGCGACCAGCTCGCCCAGCTCATGTTCCCCCGCTTCGCCGCGACGGCCGGCAACCACAGGCTGACCACCGGCATGAACGCCTCGCCCGGCGCCGCCGCGGGCAGGGCCGTCTTCAGCTCCGAGCGGGCCGTCGAGCTGGCCGGGCAGGGCGAGGCGGTCATCCTCGTGCGGCGGGAGACCAACCCCGACGACCTCGCCGGGATGATCGCGGCCCGCGGCGTGCTCACCTCCAGAGGCGGCAAGACCTCCCACGCCGCCGTGGTGGCGCGCGGCATGGGCAAGACCTGCGTGTGCGGGGCCGAGGAGCTGGAGGTCGACCCGCGCGCCCGCCGGTTCACCGCGCCCGGCGGGATCGTCGTCAACGAGGGCGACGTGATCTCCATCGACGGCGGCACCGGTGCCGTCTACCTGGGCGAGGTGCCGGTCACCCCCTCACCGGTCGCCAGGTATTTCGAGGGCGAGCCGGCCGAGGACGAGCTGGTGGAGGCCGTCGACCGGATCATGACCCATGCCGACTCCGTGCGCCGGCTCGCCGTACGGGCCAACGCCGACACCCCCGAGGACGCCGCCCGAGCCCGGCGCTACGGCGCCCAGGGCATCGGGCTGTGCCGTACGGAGCACATGTTCCTGGGGGAGCGGCGGCGGCTCGTCGAAGACCTGATCCTGGCCGCGACGCCCGAGGAGCGGCAGGCGGCGCTCGACGCGCTCGAACCGCTGCAGACCGGCGACTTCACCGGCATCTTCGCGGCCATGCGCGGGCTGCCGGTGACGATCCGGCTGATCGACCCGCCGCTGCACGAGTTCCTGCCCGACCTCACGGACCTGGCCGTGAAGGTGGCCGTCGCGGGAGACGCGGCCGACGACCGCGACCGCAGGCTGCTTGAGGCCGTCAAGCGGCTGCACGAGCAGAACCCGATGCTCGGCCTGCGCGGCGTACGGCTCGGCCTGACGATCCCCGGCCTGTTCGCCATGCAGGTGCGGGCCATCGCCGCGGCGGCCCGGCAGGTGGAGGACGCGCGTGCGGAGATCATGATTCCGCTGGTCGGCGCGGTGCAGGAGCTGGAGATCGTCAAGGAGGAGGCGGAGCGGATCCTCGCCGAGGCTGGCGTGGCGGCGGCGATCGGCACGATGATCGAGGTGCCGAGGGCGGCGCTGACGGCCGGTCAGATCGCCGAGGCCGCGGAGTTCTTCTCGTTCGGCACCAACGACCTCACCCAGATGACGTGGGGCTTCTCCCGCGACGACGTGGAGAGCGCCTTCTTCAGCAGATATCTCGACCTGGGCGTCTTCGGGGTCTCGCCGTTCGAGTCGATCGACCGCGAGGGCGTCGGACGGCTGATGCGAGTCGCGGTCGAGGAGGGCAGGCGCACCCGGCCGGATATCAAGCTCGGCATCTGCGGCGAGCACGGCGGCGACCCCGACTCGGTGCACTTCTGCCACGAGATCGGCCTCGACTACGTCTCCTGCTCCCCGTTCCGCATTCCGGTGGCCCGGCTGGAGGCGGGCCGTGCCGCGCTGACCTGCGCGCAGTCCGACACGAGATGA
- a CDS encoding LysR family transcriptional regulator — MTAGDDTVETRELTYFVAVAEELHFGRAAQRLGIAQPPLSRAIQRLERRLGVRLLERDHRTVELTEAGETLLREGHAALAAVSAAVRRTRRAGRDTPSLVLAAKPGGDADLLPEILAAYAATPGALPVDIVFSARERGAMVRDGRADAALLHAPREDLTGLAVEELLVESQVAVLPRGHRLAGRAELSMADLDGEPLPRWPEDIAGGSFGIVESGQLMHLVALGRAVAVVPRSIRGNLRHDLVGVPVPDAPPTTLVLAWPQDARSRALAAFVRTAAEVARRAGRP, encoded by the coding sequence ATGACCGCCGGTGACGACACCGTGGAGACGCGGGAGCTGACCTATTTCGTGGCGGTGGCAGAGGAGCTGCACTTCGGGCGGGCGGCCCAGCGGCTCGGCATCGCGCAACCGCCGCTGTCGCGGGCGATCCAGCGGCTCGAACGCCGCCTCGGGGTGCGGCTGCTGGAGCGCGACCACCGCACGGTGGAGCTGACCGAAGCGGGCGAGACGCTGCTGCGGGAGGGCCACGCCGCGCTCGCCGCGGTGTCGGCGGCCGTACGCAGGACCCGGCGGGCCGGCCGCGACACGCCCTCGCTCGTGCTCGCCGCCAAACCGGGCGGGGACGCCGACCTGCTGCCGGAGATCCTCGCGGCGTACGCGGCCACGCCGGGCGCGCTGCCCGTCGACATCGTCTTCAGCGCCCGGGAGCGAGGGGCGATGGTGCGGGACGGCCGGGCCGACGCCGCCCTGCTGCACGCGCCGCGCGAGGATCTGACCGGCCTGGCGGTCGAGGAGCTCCTGGTGGAAAGCCAGGTGGCGGTGCTCCCCCGGGGGCACCGGCTCGCCGGCCGCGCGGAGCTGTCGATGGCGGATCTCGACGGCGAGCCGCTGCCGCGGTGGCCCGAGGACATCGCCGGGGGCTCCTTCGGCATCGTCGAGAGCGGCCAGCTCATGCATCTTGTGGCGCTCGGCCGGGCCGTGGCGGTCGTCCCCCGGTCGATCCGGGGGAACCTGCGTCACGACCTCGTCGGCGTGCCCGTGCCCGACGCGCCGCCGACGACGCTGGTCCTGGCCTGGCCGCAGGACGCGCGGTCGCGCGCGCTGGCCGCCTTCGTGCGTACGGCGGCGGAGGTGGCGCGGCGGGCCGGACGGCCCTGA
- a CDS encoding M14 family metallopeptidase, with protein MRRRRRLPALGVAAALLCTLATPLGATPLGATPLGAAPAASAEQAGQARQVGQARQVGREPSPSRQYQVDGPANVAQRSAVARTGAAVDEVHGRSMVVTATPQEADAIRRLGFTVTELVSPAEDRGPQTFDFPSRDSAYHNYAELSALVDQVVAAHPTIARRFSYGRSYEGRDLMGVKISDNVAIDENEPEVLFTAHQHAREHLTVEMAIYLLRLFTDNYGGDAQITDLVNTREIWILPDLNPDGGEYDIATGSYRSWRKNRQPTSGSSGVGTDLNRNWAYRWGCCGGSSGTPSSETYRGSAAESAPEVRAAADFVRSRVVGGVQQIKAAIDWHTYSELVLWPYGYTTADTAPGMTQDDRDAHAALGRRMAATNGYTAEQSSDLYITDGSIDDWMWGTYKIFTYTFEMYPRGSNPGFYPPDEVIDRETSRNRAAALLLVQNADCVYRVIGKESAYCGTVDGQLTGVPGRRRRASPVAAYRARGQSPIGLLDLS; from the coding sequence GTGAGAAGACGTCGCCGTCTGCCGGCGCTGGGGGTCGCCGCGGCGCTGCTGTGCACCCTCGCGACACCGCTCGGAGCGACACCGCTCGGAGCCACACCGCTCGGCGCGGCGCCCGCGGCGTCGGCCGAGCAGGCGGGCCAGGCTCGGCAGGTGGGGCAGGCTCGGCAGGTGGGCCGGGAGCCGTCGCCGTCGCGGCAGTATCAGGTGGACGGCCCGGCGAACGTCGCGCAGCGCAGCGCGGTGGCCCGCACGGGTGCCGCCGTCGACGAGGTGCACGGTCGGAGCATGGTCGTCACCGCGACGCCCCAGGAGGCCGACGCCATCCGCAGGCTCGGGTTCACAGTCACCGAGCTGGTGTCGCCCGCCGAGGACCGTGGGCCGCAGACGTTCGACTTCCCCTCGCGTGACTCCGCCTATCACAACTACGCCGAGCTCAGCGCGCTGGTCGACCAGGTCGTCGCCGCCCATCCCACGATCGCCCGCAGGTTCAGCTACGGCCGCTCGTACGAGGGCCGCGACCTGATGGGCGTCAAGATCAGCGACAACGTGGCCATCGACGAGAACGAGCCGGAGGTGCTGTTCACCGCCCACCAGCACGCGCGCGAGCACCTCACCGTCGAGATGGCGATCTATCTGCTGCGGTTGTTCACCGACAACTACGGCGGCGACGCGCAGATCACCGACCTGGTGAACACGCGGGAGATCTGGATCCTGCCCGACCTCAACCCCGACGGCGGCGAGTACGACATCGCCACCGGCTCCTACCGGTCGTGGCGCAAGAACCGCCAGCCCACCTCCGGGTCCTCCGGCGTGGGCACCGACCTCAACCGCAACTGGGCCTACCGGTGGGGCTGCTGCGGCGGCTCCTCCGGCACCCCGTCGAGCGAGACCTACCGCGGCTCGGCCGCCGAGTCGGCCCCGGAGGTCAGGGCGGCGGCCGACTTCGTGCGCAGCCGCGTGGTCGGCGGCGTCCAGCAGATCAAGGCGGCCATCGACTGGCACACCTACAGCGAGCTGGTGCTCTGGCCGTACGGGTACACGACGGCCGACACCGCCCCGGGCATGACGCAGGACGACCGGGACGCGCACGCCGCACTCGGCCGGCGCATGGCGGCCACCAACGGCTACACCGCCGAGCAGTCGAGCGACCTCTACATCACCGACGGCTCCATCGACGACTGGATGTGGGGCACGTACAAGATCTTCACGTACACGTTCGAGATGTATCCCCGGGGGAGCAACCCCGGCTTCTACCCGCCCGACGAGGTGATCGACCGAGAGACCTCCCGCAACCGGGCGGCCGCGCTGCTGCTCGTCCAGAACGCCGACTGCGTCTACCGGGTCATCGGCAAGGAGTCCGCCTACTGCGGCACCGTCGACGGGCAGCTCACCGGCGTCCCCGGGCGGCGCCGACGCGCATCACCCGTGGCCGCTTACCGGGCAAGGGGGCAATCTCCCATCGGACTACTGGATCTGTCGTGA
- the dnaG gene encoding DNA primase, with protein sequence MAGRSGRISDEDIALVRERSPIADVVGEHIQLRNAGGGNLKGLCPFHDEKSPSFNVTPARGYYYCFGCAEGGDVITFVRKIENLTFTEAVERLAQRAGIQLRYEQGGYVPGREQGERLRLIEAHRAAAEFYAERLSAPEAAPGRRFLSERGFERADAEHFGVGYAPNEWEALSRHLMGRGFTSQELIKGGLAREGRRGPVDRFRGRLIWPIRDITGDVIGFGARKLLDSDDGPKYLNTPESPIYHKSSVLYGVDLAKREIAKRSQAVIVEGYTDVMACHLAGVPTAVATCGTSFGEDHIKVLRRLLLDQAEFRGEVIFTFDGDSAGQKAALRAFQDEQKFVTQTFVAVQPDGLDPCDLRVKQGDAAVRDLIASREPLFAFAIRSTLSRYDLNTNEGRLAALDAAAPIVASIKDPGLRKTYVVDLDRWLGFIDEGFVIQRVQQVVGRAQEGGHAPGRRQAARGAAPARPAPARQEPLDPAVRLEAEALKLAVQRPALLGPEFDALGAATFTLPEHVALYELIVAAGGTVAGGPGGREWVDRLLEQADAAAPGETGVDLRSLVTRFAVEAVRADVNIEERYGAAVLAKIQEVAVGRAIAQVKSRLQRLNPVEEQQEYNRLFGELVALEQQRRVLRERASGA encoded by the coding sequence GTGGCAGGGCGAAGCGGTCGGATCAGTGACGAGGACATCGCGCTCGTGCGGGAGCGCTCGCCGATCGCCGACGTCGTCGGCGAGCACATCCAGCTCCGCAACGCGGGCGGAGGCAACCTCAAGGGGCTGTGCCCCTTCCACGACGAGAAGTCTCCATCCTTCAACGTCACCCCGGCCCGGGGCTACTACTACTGCTTCGGCTGCGCCGAGGGCGGCGACGTCATCACGTTCGTCCGCAAGATCGAGAACCTGACGTTCACCGAGGCGGTCGAGCGGCTCGCCCAGCGCGCCGGCATCCAGCTCCGCTACGAGCAGGGCGGCTACGTGCCCGGCCGCGAGCAGGGCGAGCGGCTGCGGCTCATCGAGGCGCACCGCGCCGCCGCCGAGTTCTACGCCGAACGGCTGTCCGCCCCCGAGGCGGCGCCCGGCCGGCGCTTCCTGTCCGAGCGCGGCTTCGAGCGGGCCGACGCGGAGCACTTCGGCGTCGGCTACGCCCCCAACGAGTGGGAGGCGCTGTCGCGGCACCTCATGGGCCGCGGGTTCACCTCCCAGGAGCTGATCAAGGGCGGGCTGGCCCGCGAGGGCAGGCGCGGCCCCGTCGACCGGTTCCGCGGCCGGCTGATCTGGCCGATCCGCGACATCACCGGCGACGTCATCGGGTTCGGCGCGCGCAAGCTGCTCGACTCCGACGACGGTCCCAAATACCTGAACACCCCCGAGAGCCCGATCTACCACAAGAGCTCGGTGCTCTACGGCGTCGACCTCGCCAAGCGGGAGATCGCCAAGAGGTCGCAGGCCGTCATCGTGGAGGGCTACACCGACGTCATGGCCTGCCATCTGGCGGGTGTGCCGACCGCGGTGGCCACCTGCGGCACCTCCTTCGGGGAGGACCACATCAAGGTGCTGCGCCGGCTGCTGCTCGACCAGGCCGAGTTCCGGGGTGAGGTGATCTTCACCTTCGACGGCGACTCGGCGGGACAGAAGGCCGCCCTGCGCGCGTTCCAGGACGAGCAGAAGTTCGTCACGCAGACCTTCGTCGCCGTGCAGCCCGACGGCCTCGACCCCTGCGACCTGCGGGTCAAGCAGGGCGACGCCGCCGTGCGCGACCTGATCGCCAGCCGCGAGCCGCTGTTCGCCTTCGCGATCCGCAGCACCCTGTCGCGCTACGACCTCAACACCAACGAGGGACGCCTGGCCGCGCTCGACGCCGCCGCGCCCATCGTGGCCTCGATCAAGGACCCCGGGCTGCGCAAGACCTACGTGGTCGACCTCGACCGCTGGCTCGGCTTCATCGACGAGGGCTTCGTCATCCAGCGCGTACAGCAGGTCGTTGGGCGGGCGCAGGAGGGCGGCCACGCTCCCGGACGCCGGCAGGCGGCGCGTGGGGCCGCGCCCGCGCGGCCCGCCCCGGCACGCCAGGAGCCCCTGGACCCCGCGGTCCGCCTGGAGGCGGAGGCGCTCAAGCTCGCCGTCCAGCGGCCCGCGCTGCTCGGACCGGAGTTCGACGCGCTCGGCGCGGCGACGTTCACCCTGCCCGAGCATGTCGCGCTCTACGAGCTCATCGTGGCGGCGGGCGGGACCGTCGCCGGGGGGCCCGGCGGACGCGAGTGGGTCGACCGGCTGCTGGAGCAGGCCGACGCCGCGGCGCCCGGCGAAACCGGCGTCGATCTGAGGTCGCTCGTCACCCGGTTCGCCGTCGAGGCCGTGCGCGCCGACGTCAACATCGAGGAGCGGTACGGCGCGGCCGTCCTGGCCAAGATCCAGGAGGTCGCGGTCGGCCGGGCCATCGCCCAGGTGAAGTCCCGGCTGCAGCGGCTCAACCCGGTCGAGGAGCAGCAGGAGTACAACCGGCTGTTCGGCGAACTCGTGGCGCTGGAACAGCAGCGACGCGTGTTGCGAGAACGCGCCAGCGGGGCCTGA
- a CDS encoding M23 family metallopeptidase, which yields MRSGRLAALAGAAFVAASCGAPAGVAGVSTLPPTPPQGNGITAAMDDAQPGHIVPPPGDEPVRVPPPKVSPYTYAFPIKGCRVSYSRKLLVLPKTIIWAAKGCAFVSPVDGVVQEVNLRNLWSPSTDRGPDREGRFVTIKGEDGVLYLGGHLDSVEESVTPGTKVKAGQLLGRVGNTGNARDTASNLYFAMSWPVAPQYWWIRRGVVPPWPFLDAWDDGNRTVSPRKAMLTLRKKMGETPPCTQLCTSKQVTPVPEETKPPTKKKKKNRGGGGDDDVVVIPL from the coding sequence ATGCGATCGGGGAGACTGGCCGCCCTCGCCGGCGCCGCGTTCGTCGCGGCGTCCTGCGGAGCGCCCGCCGGGGTCGCGGGAGTGAGCACGCTGCCGCCCACGCCGCCGCAGGGAAACGGCATCACGGCCGCCATGGACGACGCCCAGCCCGGCCACATCGTGCCTCCGCCCGGCGACGAGCCGGTGCGGGTCCCGCCGCCGAAGGTGTCTCCCTACACGTACGCCTTCCCCATCAAGGGCTGCAGGGTGTCGTACTCCCGCAAGCTGCTCGTGCTGCCCAAGACGATCATCTGGGCGGCCAAGGGCTGCGCGTTCGTGTCGCCGGTCGACGGGGTGGTCCAGGAGGTCAACCTCAGGAACCTCTGGTCGCCCTCCACCGACCGCGGCCCCGACCGCGAGGGCCGGTTCGTCACGATCAAGGGCGAGGACGGCGTGCTGTACCTCGGCGGCCACCTCGACTCCGTGGAGGAGAGCGTCACGCCGGGCACCAAGGTCAAGGCCGGGCAGTTGCTCGGCCGGGTGGGCAACACGGGCAACGCGCGCGACACCGCGAGCAACCTCTACTTCGCCATGTCGTGGCCGGTCGCGCCCCAGTATTGGTGGATACGGCGGGGCGTGGTGCCGCCGTGGCCCTTCCTGGACGCCTGGGACGACGGCAACCGCACCGTCTCGCCGCGCAAGGCCATGCTCACGCTGCGCAAGAAGATGGGCGAGACCCCGCCCTGCACGCAACTGTGCACCTCCAAGCAGGTCACGCCCGTCCCCGAGGAGACCAAGCCGCCCACGAAGAAAAAGAAGAAGAACCGCGGCGGTGGCGGTGACGACGACGTCGTGGTCATCCCGCTCTAG
- a CDS encoding deoxyguanosinetriphosphate triphosphohydrolase produces the protein MARYDEHDQARWVPEPPGNPERGAFERDRARVLHSASLRRLAAKTQVVTPADCTGLHSPRTRLTHSLECAQIGREMGKVLGCDPDLVETACLAHDLGHPPFGHNGEAALDELAAPCGGFQGNAQNLRLLTRLEAKVLTEDGRSAGLNLTRAALDSVCKYPWAGSSCRIPGVPLADEGRPYCVYPDDLAVFLWAREGAPDYAVGFEAQVMDWADDVAYSVHDLEDALTCGHVTMAALRDPEERLEVCRLTREWYAPDAALEELSETFARLLAEPLWPSAFDAGLADLAALKRLTSALIGRLCRSAQDATREAYGCRPAPGGRSGRSRYDADLVVPRTTRLECALLKGVTARYVMSREDHHAVQARQREIIAELGDLVLRGAPATLEPALRQQFEQAADDAGRLRAVVDQIASLTDASAMGWHRRLSAGAHSLRAG, from the coding sequence ATGGCCCGCTACGACGAGCACGACCAGGCACGGTGGGTGCCGGAACCGCCCGGCAACCCCGAGCGCGGCGCGTTCGAGCGGGACCGGGCACGCGTGCTCCACAGCGCCTCGCTCCGCAGGCTCGCCGCCAAGACGCAGGTGGTGACCCCCGCCGACTGCACCGGCCTGCACAGTCCCCGCACCCGGCTGACCCACTCCCTCGAATGCGCGCAGATCGGCCGCGAGATGGGCAAGGTGCTCGGCTGCGACCCCGACCTCGTGGAGACCGCCTGTCTCGCCCACGACCTCGGCCATCCCCCGTTCGGCCACAACGGCGAGGCAGCACTCGACGAGCTGGCCGCGCCGTGCGGCGGGTTCCAGGGCAACGCGCAGAACCTGCGCCTGCTGACCCGGCTGGAGGCCAAGGTCCTCACCGAGGACGGCCGCAGCGCCGGGCTCAACCTCACCCGGGCCGCGCTCGACTCGGTCTGCAAGTATCCCTGGGCCGGGTCCTCCTGCCGGATCCCCGGGGTCCCGCTCGCCGACGAGGGCAGGCCCTACTGCGTCTACCCCGACGACCTGGCGGTCTTCCTGTGGGCGCGGGAGGGGGCGCCCGACTACGCGGTCGGCTTCGAGGCGCAGGTCATGGACTGGGCCGACGACGTCGCCTACTCGGTGCACGATCTGGAGGACGCGCTGACGTGCGGTCACGTCACGATGGCGGCCCTGCGCGACCCGGAGGAGCGGCTGGAGGTGTGCCGCCTGACGAGGGAGTGGTACGCGCCCGACGCCGCCCTGGAGGAGCTGTCGGAGACCTTCGCCCGGCTGCTCGCCGAGCCGCTGTGGCCGTCCGCGTTCGACGCCGGGCTCGCCGACCTCGCCGCGCTCAAGCGGCTCACCAGCGCCCTCATCGGCCGGCTGTGCCGCTCCGCCCAGGACGCCACCCGGGAGGCGTACGGCTGCCGCCCCGCGCCGGGCGGCAGGAGCGGCCGGAGCCGGTACGACGCGGACCTGGTGGTGCCGCGGACGACCCGCCTGGAGTGCGCGCTGCTCAAGGGAGTGACGGCCCGCTACGTGATGTCCAGGGAGGACCACCACGCCGTCCAGGCCCGCCAGCGCGAGATCATCGCCGAGCTGGGCGACCTCGTCCTGCGTGGCGCCCCGGCGACCCTGGAGCCCGCGCTGCGCCAGCAGTTCGAGCAGGCCGCCGACGACGCGGGACGGCTGCGCGCGGTGGTCGACCAGATCGCCTCGCTGACCGACGCCTCCGCCATGGGCTGGCACCGCCGCCTGTCGGCGGGCGCCCACAGCCTCAGGGCAGGCTGA
- the rpoD gene encoding RNA polymerase sigma factor RpoD, translating to MLPSRPPSVDQVADLVAKGRERGSVTVDDVAAALDRSELPADALERVVRMLAENGVEVLEPQGDEEPSKPDEEDLGKRAPTSDLVRIYLREIGRVPLLTAEEEVELAKAIEAGLFAEDKLCESPAARFARPELEDLVWEGVRAKQRLIEANLRLVVSIAKRYVGRGMLFLDLIQEGNLGLIRAVEKFDYTKGYKFSTYATWWIRQAITRAIADQARTIRIPVHMVETINKLVRVQRQLHQDLGREPAPEEIAAEMDLPIDRVVEIQRIAQEPVSLQAPIGEEDSDLGDFIEDADAVVPMEAAAFIMLQDQLDDILATLSEREQRIIQLRFGLSDGHPRTLEEVGREFGVTRERIRQIESKTLAKLRHPTRAQMLRDYLD from the coding sequence GTGCTGCCAAGCAGGCCGCCATCGGTAGACCAGGTGGCGGACCTCGTCGCGAAGGGAAGGGAACGCGGGAGCGTCACGGTTGACGACGTGGCCGCCGCGCTCGACCGATCCGAGCTTCCCGCCGACGCGCTGGAGCGCGTCGTGCGGATGCTCGCCGAGAACGGGGTTGAGGTCCTCGAGCCGCAAGGCGACGAGGAGCCCAGCAAGCCGGACGAGGAGGATCTCGGCAAACGCGCTCCGACCAGCGACCTGGTCAGGATCTATCTCAGAGAGATCGGCAGGGTTCCGCTGCTCACCGCCGAGGAGGAGGTGGAGCTCGCCAAGGCCATCGAGGCCGGTCTGTTCGCGGAGGACAAGCTCTGCGAGAGCCCGGCCGCCAGGTTCGCCCGGCCGGAGCTGGAAGACCTGGTCTGGGAGGGCGTCCGCGCCAAGCAGCGCCTCATCGAGGCCAACCTCAGGCTCGTGGTCTCCATCGCCAAGCGCTATGTCGGCCGCGGAATGCTGTTCCTGGATCTCATTCAGGAAGGCAATCTCGGTCTCATCCGGGCGGTCGAGAAATTCGACTACACCAAGGGATACAAGTTCTCGACGTACGCGACCTGGTGGATTCGCCAAGCGATCACCCGGGCGATCGCCGACCAGGCGAGAACGATCCGGATTCCCGTGCACATGGTCGAAACGATCAATAAATTGGTCCGCGTGCAGCGGCAGCTCCACCAGGATCTCGGCCGGGAGCCCGCCCCCGAGGAGATCGCCGCCGAGATGGACCTCCCGATCGACCGCGTGGTGGAGATCCAGCGCATCGCGCAGGAGCCGGTCTCGCTCCAGGCGCCCATCGGCGAGGAGGACTCCGACCTCGGCGACTTCATCGAGGACGCCGACGCGGTGGTGCCGATGGAGGCCGCGGCCTTCATCATGCTGCAGGACCAGCTCGACGACATCCTGGCCACGTTGTCGGAGCGCGAGCAGCGGATCATCCAGCTCCGCTTCGGGCTCTCCGACGGTCACCCCCGCACGCTGGAGGAGGTCGGCCGGGAGTTCGGCGTCACGCGTGAGCGCATCCGCCAGATCGAGTCCAAGACGCTGGCCAAGCTGCGCCACCCCACCCGCGCCCAGATGCTCCGGGACTACCTGGACTGA